The following are encoded together in the Actinoplanes sp. N902-109 genome:
- a CDS encoding DinB family protein, whose translation MDPVRDDLVETWEHVGGRLLHRMAGLTEAEWRRQPAADARLSLRWRLDHLAEVLWAERNTVWLGTGIAGAPGPPATSAGEAVDRVRRGLAHVTGMVRELTDPGLLAPVGAAAGGYAAATRLSFVLHLLDEFIHHSAEAALLRDLCPGIR comes from the coding sequence GTGGATCCGGTGCGGGACGATCTTGTGGAGACCTGGGAGCACGTGGGTGGCCGGCTTCTGCACCGGATGGCCGGCCTCACCGAGGCGGAGTGGCGCCGGCAGCCGGCCGCCGACGCCCGGCTGTCCCTGCGCTGGCGCCTCGACCACCTGGCCGAGGTCCTGTGGGCCGAGCGCAACACCGTCTGGCTCGGCACCGGCATCGCTGGGGCGCCGGGCCCGCCCGCCACGAGCGCCGGCGAGGCCGTGGACCGTGTCCGCCGGGGTCTCGCCCACGTCACCGGCATGGTGCGGGAGCTGACCGATCCGGGCCTGCTCGCGCCGGTCGGGGCCGCCGCTGGTGGCTATGCGGCGGCCACCCGGTTGTCGTTCGTCCTGCACCTGCTCGACGAGTTCATCCACCACAGCGCCGAGGCCGCCCTGTTGCGCGACCTCTGTCCGGGGATTCGATAG